A window of the Longimicrobium sp. genome harbors these coding sequences:
- the uvrA gene encoding excinuclease ABC subunit UvrA produces MPEESLIVRGAREHNLKNIDVEIPRDRLTVITGLSGSGKSSLAFDTIYAEGQRRYVESLSAYARQFLGMMEKPDVDSIEGLSPAISIEQKTAGRNPRSTVGTVTEVYDYLRLLWARVGVPHCPSCGKPVERQSASQIVERVMALPAGTWVEVLAPVVRGRKGEFRELFEEMRKKGFTHARTDGENHRLEEPPTLNRRANHDISVFVERKVEVREDDRQRIADSIETGLRTAEGVVEVIAHPESGEPARELYSEAYACAECGVSIPELEPRQFSFNSPFGACPDCGGLGTRKEPNPELVLADTSLSILEGVVLPWGVPRGHLRGTILEGLAAALGFDLNTPWRDLPENARQVLLYGAPGGEGKKGAPKLRWGGILKDVAARYKETTSESMRETLEEYMSTLPCATCGGARLRPESLAVTLDGRSIGEVVAMPVSEAHAFFERVDRLPYLSREIAGPILKEVKERLSFLVNVGLEYLTMGRSAETLSGGEAQRIRLATQIGSRLCGVLYILDEPSIGLHQRDNRRLLETLIQLRDLGNTVLVVEHDEETIRAADHVVDLGPRAGRHGGEIIAEGTVDDILAAPASLTGAYLRGEHQIRIPEHRKEPRPGHELVIRGAREHNLRNLDARIPLGCFVAVTGVSGSGKSTLVNDILWNAMGRRFYRAKTVPGLHAGIDGLELLDKVVDIDQSPIGRTPRSNPATYTGLFTIIRDLFSDLPESKMRGYTPGRFSFNVKGGRCEACQGDGLVKIEMHFLPDVYVPCDVCRGKRYNRETLEVFYKGHSIADVLELTVDDALELFEAVPRLRRHLQTLSDVGLGYIHLGQSATTLSGGEAQRVKLASELSKIATGQTFYILDEPTTGLHFEDVRMLLEVLHKLVDRGNTVLVIEHNLDVIKTADWIIDLGPEGGPAGGRIVAEGPPEVVAAVPDSFTGQFLAPMLNGRVAAVAPADPKPRRGRKARTA; encoded by the coding sequence ATGCCTGAAGAAAGCCTGATCGTCCGCGGTGCCCGCGAGCACAACCTCAAGAACATCGACGTCGAGATCCCCCGCGACCGGCTGACCGTGATCACGGGGCTGTCGGGGAGCGGGAAGAGCTCGCTCGCCTTCGACACCATCTACGCCGAGGGGCAGCGGCGCTACGTGGAGAGCCTGTCCGCGTACGCGCGCCAGTTCCTGGGGATGATGGAGAAGCCCGACGTCGACTCCATCGAGGGGTTGTCGCCCGCCATCTCCATCGAGCAGAAGACCGCCGGCCGCAACCCGCGCTCCACCGTGGGCACGGTGACCGAGGTGTACGACTACCTGCGCCTGCTCTGGGCGCGGGTGGGCGTTCCCCACTGCCCGAGCTGCGGGAAGCCGGTGGAGCGGCAGAGCGCGTCGCAGATCGTGGAGCGGGTGATGGCGCTCCCCGCGGGAACGTGGGTCGAGGTTCTCGCGCCGGTCGTCCGCGGCCGCAAGGGCGAGTTCCGCGAGCTCTTCGAGGAGATGCGGAAGAAGGGCTTCACCCACGCCCGCACCGACGGCGAGAACCACCGCCTGGAGGAGCCGCCCACACTGAACCGCCGCGCCAACCACGACATCTCCGTCTTCGTGGAGCGCAAGGTGGAGGTGCGCGAGGACGACCGGCAGCGCATCGCCGACTCGATCGAGACCGGCCTGCGGACGGCGGAAGGCGTGGTCGAGGTCATCGCCCATCCCGAGAGCGGCGAGCCGGCGCGCGAGCTGTACAGCGAGGCGTACGCCTGCGCCGAGTGCGGGGTCAGCATCCCCGAGCTGGAGCCGCGCCAGTTCTCGTTCAACTCGCCCTTCGGCGCCTGCCCCGACTGCGGCGGGCTGGGCACGCGCAAGGAGCCCAACCCCGAGCTGGTCCTGGCCGACACCTCGCTCTCCATCCTGGAGGGCGTGGTGCTGCCTTGGGGCGTCCCGCGCGGGCACCTGCGGGGGACGATCCTGGAGGGGCTGGCGGCGGCGCTCGGCTTCGACCTGAACACCCCGTGGCGCGACCTGCCCGAGAACGCGCGGCAGGTCCTGCTGTACGGCGCGCCAGGGGGCGAGGGGAAGAAGGGCGCGCCGAAGCTGCGCTGGGGGGGGATCCTGAAGGACGTGGCCGCGCGCTACAAGGAGACCACCAGCGAGTCGATGCGCGAGACGCTGGAGGAGTACATGTCCACCCTCCCGTGCGCCACCTGCGGCGGCGCGCGGCTGCGCCCGGAGAGCCTGGCGGTTACGCTGGACGGCCGCTCCATCGGCGAGGTGGTGGCGATGCCCGTCTCCGAGGCGCACGCCTTCTTCGAGCGGGTGGACCGGCTCCCGTACCTTTCGCGCGAGATCGCCGGGCCGATCCTGAAGGAGGTGAAGGAGCGCCTCTCGTTCCTGGTGAACGTGGGGCTGGAGTACCTCACGATGGGGCGCTCGGCCGAGACGCTCTCGGGCGGCGAGGCGCAGCGCATCCGCCTGGCCACGCAGATCGGCTCGCGGCTCTGCGGCGTGCTGTACATCCTCGACGAGCCCTCCATCGGCCTGCACCAGCGCGACAACCGCCGGCTGCTGGAAACGCTCATCCAGCTGCGCGACCTGGGGAACACCGTGCTGGTGGTGGAGCACGACGAGGAAACCATCCGCGCGGCCGACCACGTGGTGGACCTGGGCCCGCGCGCCGGGCGCCACGGCGGCGAGATCATCGCCGAGGGCACGGTGGACGACATCCTCGCCGCGCCCGCCTCGCTCACCGGCGCGTACCTGCGCGGCGAGCACCAGATCCGCATCCCCGAGCACCGCAAGGAGCCGCGGCCGGGGCACGAGCTGGTGATCCGCGGCGCGCGCGAGCACAACCTGCGCAACCTGGACGCCCGCATCCCCCTGGGGTGCTTCGTGGCGGTCACGGGGGTCAGCGGCTCGGGAAAGAGCACGCTGGTGAACGACATCCTGTGGAACGCCATGGGGCGCCGCTTCTACCGGGCCAAGACCGTTCCCGGGCTGCACGCGGGGATCGACGGGCTGGAGCTGCTGGACAAGGTGGTGGACATCGACCAGAGCCCCATCGGGCGTACGCCGCGGTCGAACCCGGCCACCTACACCGGGCTCTTCACCATCATCCGCGACCTGTTCTCGGACCTGCCGGAGAGCAAGATGCGCGGCTACACGCCGGGGCGCTTCTCGTTCAACGTGAAGGGCGGCCGGTGCGAGGCGTGCCAGGGCGACGGGCTGGTGAAGATCGAGATGCACTTCCTTCCCGACGTGTACGTGCCCTGCGACGTGTGCCGCGGGAAGCGCTACAACCGCGAGACGCTGGAGGTGTTCTACAAGGGCCACTCCATCGCCGACGTGCTGGAGCTGACGGTGGACGACGCGCTGGAGCTGTTCGAGGCGGTGCCGCGGCTGCGCCGCCACCTGCAGACGCTCAGCGACGTGGGGCTCGGATACATCCACCTGGGCCAGAGTGCCACCACGCTGTCGGGCGGCGAGGCGCAGCGGGTGAAGCTGGCCAGCGAGCTCTCCAAGATCGCCACGGGGCAGACCTTCTACATCCTGGACGAGCCGACCACGGGGCTGCACTTCGAGGACGTGCGGATGCTGCTGGAGGTGCTGCACAAGCTGGTGGACCGCGGCAACACCGTGCTGGTGATCGAGCACAACCTGGACGTGATCAAGACGGCCGACTGGATCATCGACCTGGGCCCCGAGGGCGGCCCCGCCGGCGGCCGCATCGTGGCCGAGGGCCCGCCCGAGGTGGTGGCGGCGGTGCCGGACTCGTTCACCGGCCAGTTCCTGGCGCCGATGCTGAACGGCCGCGTGGCCGCCGTCGCCCCCGCGGACCCCAAGCCGCGGCGGGGGCGCAAGGCGCGGACGGCGTGA
- the recA gene encoding recombinase RecA produces the protein MISTKADAATEDRKKALNVAIGTIEKAYGKGSIMRMGVNGPMVKVSVIPTGAINLDAAIGIGGVPRGRITEIYGPESSGKTTLCLHVIANAQRAGGIAAFIDAEHALDIEYARKLGVDVDNLLVSQPDTGEQALEICEVLVRSSALDVIVIDSVAALVPRAEIEGEMGDSHVGLQARLMSQALRKLTGAINRSQTTVIFTNQIREKIGVMFGNPETTTGGRALKFYASLRIDIRRIGSIKDKEVLVGNKTRAKIVKNKVAPPFKQADFDIMFNVGIDHFGIIVDLGVENDVINKSGAWFSYGDVRLGQGRENAKAFLQENPDLAADIEKKVKDVLGINGVAAAGDEGAAGGFD, from the coding sequence ATGATCAGCACCAAGGCGGACGCCGCCACCGAGGACCGGAAGAAGGCCCTGAACGTGGCCATCGGCACCATCGAGAAGGCGTACGGAAAAGGCTCCATCATGCGCATGGGCGTGAACGGGCCCATGGTCAAGGTCAGCGTGATTCCCACGGGCGCCATCAACCTCGACGCCGCCATCGGCATCGGCGGGGTGCCGCGCGGGCGGATCACCGAGATCTACGGTCCGGAAAGCTCCGGCAAGACCACGCTCTGCCTGCACGTGATCGCCAACGCGCAGCGCGCCGGCGGGATCGCCGCCTTCATCGACGCCGAGCACGCGCTCGACATCGAGTACGCGCGCAAGCTGGGCGTGGACGTGGACAACCTGCTGGTGTCGCAGCCCGACACGGGCGAGCAGGCGCTGGAGATCTGCGAGGTGCTGGTGCGCTCGAGCGCGCTGGACGTGATCGTGATCGACTCGGTGGCCGCGCTGGTGCCGCGCGCCGAGATCGAGGGCGAGATGGGCGACAGCCACGTGGGGCTGCAGGCGCGGCTCATGAGCCAGGCGCTGCGCAAGCTCACCGGCGCCATCAACCGCTCGCAGACGACGGTCATCTTCACCAACCAGATCCGCGAGAAGATCGGGGTGATGTTCGGCAACCCCGAGACGACCACGGGCGGGCGGGCGCTGAAGTTCTACGCCTCGCTGCGCATCGACATCCGGCGCATCGGGAGCATCAAGGACAAGGAGGTGCTGGTCGGGAACAAGACCCGCGCCAAGATCGTGAAGAACAAGGTGGCGCCGCCCTTCAAGCAGGCGGACTTCGACATCATGTTCAACGTCGGCATCGACCACTTCGGGATCATCGTGGACCTGGGGGTGGAGAACGACGTGATCAACAAGTCCGGCGCCTGGTTCAGCTACGGCGACGTGCGCCTGGGGCAGGGGCGCGAGAACGCCAAGGCGTTCCTGCAGGAGAACCCGGACCTTGCCGCCGACATCGAGAAGAAGGTGAAGGACGTGCTCGGCATCAACGGCGTGGCCGCCGCCGGCGACGAAGGCGCGGCGGGCGGCTTCGACTGA
- a CDS encoding potassium transporter Kup, producing MTATQPHEGAPRGRYLLTLSLGALGVVYGDIGTSPLYALRECFHHSTGIRPTHDNVVGILSLIVWSLILVVSVKYLVFVMRADNRGEGGILALLALVAPPREAPPRGTAMVLALMGVFGAALLYGDGMITPAITVLSAVEGLNVATPFFEPYIIFISIAILVGLFVVQSRGTAAIGRIFGPVMLLWFGAIAVMGLAEAVRFPAVFVAVSPYFAIRFMVHHGYTGFLVLGSVFLVVTGGEALYADMGHFGRDPIRLAWFTLALPALLLNYFGQGALLLRDPSAVENPFYRLAPAWALYPLVALATAAAVIASQALITGAFSLTRQAVQLGYSPRVDVEHTSAREIGQIYIPGVNWVLMIACIALVVGFGSSSNLAAAYGIAVTGTMAITTILFYFVARRRFGWTAVQAGIPAFFFLIIDLAFFLANATKIEHGGWFPLLVGAVVFTAMTTWKTGRRILGQRMVETSLPIDLFLEDVRRNPPVRVPGTAVFMYGNRQGTPPALLHSLKHYKVLHRTMVFLNVETHETPLVADEQRSEVEELGEGFYRVTLSYGFMEDPNVPQALANVHFEGLDLRPAHTSFFLGRETLIPSRRPGMALWREQLFALMSRNARTATSFFGLPPNRVVELGAQIEL from the coding sequence GTGACCGCAACGCAACCGCACGAGGGCGCGCCCAGGGGACGGTACCTCCTCACGCTCTCCCTTGGTGCGCTGGGGGTGGTGTACGGCGACATCGGCACCAGCCCGCTCTACGCACTCCGCGAGTGCTTCCACCACTCCACCGGCATTCGCCCCACCCACGACAACGTGGTGGGGATCCTGTCGCTGATCGTGTGGTCGCTGATCCTGGTGGTGTCGGTGAAGTACCTGGTGTTCGTGATGCGCGCCGACAACCGGGGCGAGGGGGGGATTCTGGCGCTGCTGGCGCTGGTGGCGCCGCCGCGCGAGGCGCCGCCCCGCGGCACGGCCATGGTGCTGGCGCTGATGGGCGTGTTCGGCGCCGCGCTGCTGTACGGCGACGGGATGATCACCCCCGCCATCACCGTGCTGAGCGCGGTGGAGGGGCTGAACGTGGCCACGCCCTTCTTCGAGCCGTACATCATCTTCATCTCCATCGCCATCCTGGTGGGGCTGTTCGTGGTGCAGAGCCGGGGGACGGCGGCCATCGGGCGCATCTTCGGGCCGGTGATGCTGCTCTGGTTCGGGGCCATCGCGGTGATGGGGCTGGCCGAGGCGGTGCGCTTTCCCGCGGTGTTCGTGGCGGTCAGCCCGTACTTCGCCATCCGCTTCATGGTGCACCACGGGTACACGGGGTTCCTGGTGCTGGGCTCGGTGTTCCTGGTGGTCACCGGCGGCGAGGCGCTGTACGCCGACATGGGGCACTTCGGCCGCGACCCCATCCGGCTGGCCTGGTTCACGCTGGCGCTGCCGGCGCTGCTGCTGAACTACTTCGGGCAGGGCGCGCTGCTGCTGCGCGACCCGTCGGCCGTGGAGAACCCGTTCTACCGGCTGGCGCCGGCGTGGGCGCTGTACCCCCTGGTGGCGCTGGCCACCGCCGCGGCGGTGATCGCCAGCCAGGCGCTGATCACCGGCGCGTTCTCGCTCACGCGGCAGGCGGTGCAGCTGGGGTACAGCCCGCGCGTGGACGTGGAGCACACCTCGGCGCGCGAGATCGGGCAGATCTACATCCCCGGGGTGAACTGGGTGCTGATGATCGCCTGCATCGCGCTGGTGGTGGGGTTCGGCAGCAGCAGCAACCTGGCCGCGGCGTACGGGATCGCGGTGACGGGAACGATGGCCATCACCACCATCCTGTTCTACTTCGTGGCGCGCCGCCGCTTCGGGTGGACGGCGGTGCAGGCGGGGATCCCGGCCTTCTTCTTCCTGATCATCGACCTGGCGTTCTTCCTGGCCAACGCCACCAAGATCGAGCACGGCGGCTGGTTCCCGCTGCTGGTGGGCGCCGTGGTGTTCACCGCCATGACCACGTGGAAGACGGGGCGGCGCATCCTGGGGCAGCGGATGGTGGAGACCTCGCTGCCGATCGACCTGTTCCTGGAGGACGTGCGCCGCAACCCGCCGGTGCGGGTGCCGGGGACGGCGGTGTTCATGTACGGCAACCGCCAGGGGACGCCGCCCGCGCTGCTGCACTCGCTGAAGCACTACAAGGTGCTGCACAGGACGATGGTGTTCCTGAATGTGGAGACGCACGAGACGCCGCTGGTGGCCGACGAGCAGCGCAGCGAGGTGGAGGAGCTGGGCGAGGGGTTCTACCGGGTGACGCTGAGCTACGGCTTCATGGAAGACCCCAACGTGCCGCAGGCGCTGGCGAACGTGCACTTCGAAGGGCTGGACCTGAGGCCGGCGCACACCAGCTTCTTCCTGGGGCGCGAGACGCTGATCCCCTCGCGGCGCCCGGGGATGGCGCTCTGGCGCGAGCAGCTGTTCGCGCTGATGTCGAGGAACGCGCGCACCGCCACGTCGTTCTTCGGGCTGCCACCCAACCGGGTGGTGGAGCTCGGCGCGCAGATCGAGCTGTGA
- a CDS encoding class I SAM-dependent methyltransferase produces the protein MAKTAATRRRQMMLFARNFFKHPRMLGSIIPSSRFLVRDLMRQVDWRRARVIVEYGPGVGNITAEVLKRMHRDARLVVFETNDDFVEFLRRSIPDPRLTVVHGSAADVARVLEEHGLGQADCVISGIPFSTMPEQVGTAIVRATRRSLRPGGRFLVYQFSREVSRFLKPEFRDIREAFEPLNILPARLYFCSV, from the coding sequence ATGGCGAAGACGGCGGCGACCCGGCGCAGGCAGATGATGCTGTTCGCGCGGAACTTCTTCAAGCACCCGCGCATGCTGGGCTCCATCATCCCCAGCTCGCGCTTTCTGGTGCGCGACCTGATGCGGCAGGTGGACTGGCGCCGCGCCCGCGTGATCGTGGAGTACGGCCCCGGCGTGGGCAACATCACCGCCGAGGTGCTCAAGCGCATGCACCGCGACGCGCGCCTGGTGGTGTTCGAGACCAACGACGACTTCGTGGAATTCCTCCGCCGCTCCATCCCCGACCCGCGCCTGACCGTGGTGCACGGCTCCGCCGCCGACGTGGCCCGCGTGCTCGAGGAGCACGGGCTGGGGCAGGCCGACTGCGTGATCTCCGGCATTCCCTTCAGCACCATGCCCGAGCAGGTGGGCACGGCCATCGTGCGCGCCACGCGGCGGTCGCTGCGGCCGGGCGGGCGGTTTCTCGTCTACCAGTTCTCGCGCGAGGTCTCGCGCTTCCTGAAACCCGAGTTCCGCGACATCCGCGAGGCCTTCGAGCCCCTGAACATCCTCCCCGCGCGCCTCTACTTCTGCTCGGTCTGA
- a CDS encoding GntG family PLP-dependent aldolase, producing the protein MPPSTPQPPVDLRSDTVTRPSPEMRRAIAEAPVGDAVLGDDPTAAELERYAAELLGKERALFFPSGVMANTAAILTLAEPGTEAVIDSTGHMLNWEENAAAQLGGVQFRAVFTRDGLLRPEDAAEAIRPVSPFLPRTSVLCLENTHNAAGGRVLRLVQLQAVAEVARERGIRVHLDGARLPNAAAATGVPMADYAAPADTVMVALSKGLGAPVGSILAGSAELMEKAWRIRRRLGGGMRQAGILAAAGLYALRNNLARLEDDHRRADALARRCARDGVAALKPQSNIVMLDLEDERLDPAALLRGLAEHGVWMTQFGPRRLRAVTHMDVDDAGIERAAAAFGEVVDALRA; encoded by the coding sequence ATGCCGCCCAGCACCCCCCAGCCGCCCGTAGACCTGCGCTCCGACACGGTCACCCGGCCGTCCCCCGAGATGCGCCGCGCCATCGCCGAGGCCCCGGTGGGCGACGCGGTGCTGGGCGACGACCCGACCGCCGCCGAGCTGGAGCGCTACGCCGCCGAGCTGCTGGGCAAGGAGCGCGCGCTCTTCTTCCCCAGCGGGGTGATGGCCAACACCGCGGCCATCCTCACCCTGGCCGAGCCGGGCACCGAGGCGGTGATCGACTCCACCGGGCACATGCTGAACTGGGAGGAGAACGCCGCGGCGCAGCTGGGCGGCGTGCAGTTCCGCGCCGTGTTCACCCGCGACGGGCTGCTCCGCCCGGAAGACGCAGCCGAGGCCATCCGCCCGGTGTCGCCCTTCCTCCCGCGGACCTCGGTGCTCTGCCTGGAGAACACGCACAACGCCGCCGGCGGGCGCGTCCTCCGCCTGGTGCAGCTCCAGGCCGTGGCCGAGGTGGCGCGCGAGCGCGGCATCCGCGTGCACCTGGACGGCGCGCGCCTCCCCAACGCCGCCGCCGCCACCGGCGTGCCCATGGCCGACTACGCCGCGCCGGCCGACACGGTGATGGTGGCGCTCTCCAAGGGGCTGGGCGCGCCGGTGGGCTCCATCCTGGCCGGGAGCGCGGAGCTGATGGAAAAGGCGTGGCGCATCCGCCGGCGGCTGGGCGGCGGGATGCGGCAGGCGGGGATCCTGGCCGCCGCGGGGCTGTACGCGCTGCGCAACAACCTGGCGCGGCTGGAGGACGACCACCGCCGCGCCGACGCGCTGGCCCGCCGCTGCGCGCGCGACGGCGTGGCCGCGCTGAAGCCGCAGAGCAACATCGTCATGCTGGACCTGGAGGACGAGCGGCTGGACCCCGCCGCCCTCCTCCGCGGGCTGGCCGAGCACGGGGTGTGGATGACCCAGTTCGGCCCCCGCCGCCTGCGCGCCGTCACCCACATGGACGTGGACGACGCGGGCATCGAGCGCGCCGCCGCGGCCTTCGGCGAGGTCGTCGACGCGCTCCGCGCCTGA
- a CDS encoding potassium transporter Kup, whose protein sequence is MSEHSREQPQGRYLFVLALAALGVVYGDIGTSPLYAMREAFRPAGGIAATPANVLGILSLIFWALIVVISVKYLVFVMRADNRGEGGMIALTALVVPRRASTGKAGILVLLGLFGASLLYGDSMITPAISVLSAVEGLEVATPFFSPFVVPITIAILVGLFAIQSRGTAGIGRVFGPVTLLWFLVLAALGLSEIVRHPQVLAALNPLHAARFFGRNGSAGFLILGSVFLAVTGGEALYADMGHFGKRPIRLTWFAVVLPALVLNYFGQGALIIRDPSAAEHPFFLLAPAWATYPLVTLSTVATVIASQAVISGAFSLTRQAVQLGYLPRVHIEHTSSREIGQIYIPGVNWLLMIAAIGLVAGFKESSSLANAYGVAVTTDMVFTTLLFSAVARARWGWAWWRVGVLATAFLVVDLAFWGANLEKIPHGGWFPLVVAGVIFTLMTTWKRGRQILATRMHATTLPFDLFLADLQRNPPARVPGTAVFMYGNTGGTPPALLHNLMHNKVLHERVVLLTVETEEIPVVDAAERISVADAGHGFYRISVRYGFTEEPDVPGALAQVRRPELDLSPMKTSYFLGRETLIPSKKPGMAMWREHLFAVMSRNARTATSFFGLPPNRVVELGAQIEL, encoded by the coding sequence TTGAGCGAGCATTCGCGAGAGCAGCCGCAGGGCCGCTACCTGTTCGTGCTGGCGCTGGCGGCGCTGGGCGTGGTGTACGGCGACATCGGCACCAGCCCGCTGTACGCCATGCGCGAGGCCTTCCGCCCCGCGGGGGGGATCGCCGCCACGCCGGCCAACGTCCTGGGGATCCTGTCGCTGATCTTCTGGGCGCTGATCGTGGTCATCTCCGTGAAGTACCTGGTGTTCGTGATGCGCGCGGACAACCGGGGCGAGGGGGGGATGATCGCGCTGACCGCGCTGGTGGTGCCGCGGCGCGCCAGCACGGGGAAGGCGGGGATCCTGGTGCTGCTGGGGCTGTTCGGCGCGTCGCTGCTGTACGGCGACAGCATGATCACCCCGGCCATCTCGGTGCTGAGCGCGGTGGAGGGGCTGGAGGTGGCCACGCCCTTCTTCTCTCCCTTCGTGGTTCCCATCACCATCGCCATTCTGGTGGGGCTGTTCGCCATCCAGAGCCGCGGCACCGCCGGGATCGGGCGGGTGTTCGGGCCGGTGACGCTCCTCTGGTTCCTGGTGCTGGCGGCGCTGGGCCTGTCCGAGATCGTGCGCCACCCGCAGGTGCTGGCGGCGCTGAACCCGCTGCACGCGGCGCGCTTCTTCGGGCGCAACGGGAGCGCCGGCTTCCTCATCCTGGGGTCGGTGTTCCTGGCGGTCACCGGCGGCGAGGCGCTGTACGCCGACATGGGCCACTTCGGCAAGCGGCCCATCCGCCTGACCTGGTTCGCGGTGGTGCTTCCCGCGCTGGTGCTGAACTACTTCGGGCAGGGGGCGCTGATCATCCGCGACCCCTCTGCGGCCGAGCACCCGTTCTTCCTGCTGGCCCCCGCGTGGGCCACCTATCCGCTGGTCACGCTCTCCACCGTGGCCACGGTCATCGCGTCGCAGGCGGTGATCTCGGGGGCGTTCTCGCTCACCCGGCAGGCGGTGCAGCTGGGATACCTCCCGCGCGTGCACATCGAGCACACCTCGTCGCGCGAGATCGGGCAGATCTACATCCCGGGGGTGAACTGGCTGCTGATGATCGCCGCCATCGGGCTGGTCGCGGGGTTCAAGGAGTCCAGCAGCCTGGCCAACGCGTACGGGGTGGCGGTGACCACCGACATGGTGTTCACCACGCTCCTCTTCAGCGCGGTGGCGCGGGCGCGGTGGGGGTGGGCGTGGTGGCGGGTGGGCGTGCTGGCGACCGCGTTCCTGGTGGTGGACCTGGCGTTCTGGGGGGCCAACCTGGAGAAGATCCCGCACGGCGGATGGTTCCCGCTGGTGGTGGCGGGGGTGATCTTCACGCTGATGACCACCTGGAAGCGGGGGCGGCAGATCCTGGCCACGCGGATGCACGCCACCACGCTGCCGTTCGACCTGTTCCTGGCCGACCTGCAGAGGAACCCGCCGGCGCGCGTTCCCGGGACGGCGGTGTTCATGTACGGCAACACCGGCGGCACCCCCCCGGCGCTCCTGCACAACCTGATGCACAACAAGGTGCTGCACGAGCGCGTGGTGCTGCTGACCGTGGAGACGGAGGAGATCCCCGTGGTCGACGCCGCCGAGCGGATCTCGGTGGCCGACGCGGGGCACGGCTTCTACCGGATCTCGGTGCGCTACGGCTTCACCGAGGAGCCCGACGTTCCCGGCGCGCTGGCGCAGGTGCGGCGCCCGGAGCTGGACCTGAGCCCCATGAAGACCAGCTACTTCCTGGGGCGCGAGACGCTGATCCCCTCGAAGAAGCCGGGGATGGCGATGTGGCGCGAGCACCTGTTCGCGGTCATGAGCCGCAACGCGCGCACGGCGACGTCGTTCTTCGGACTGCCGCCGAACCGGGTGGTCGAGCTGGGCGCGCAGATCGAGTTGTAG
- a CDS encoding S8 family serine peptidase: MKQFRIVPAFLVALSLGLAACSADSTGPAPAAPRAPALSAAPGAGQYMVVFNGNKVPATFAAQVQALGGTMVFEHGNSGFAVVGGLDDAAAAKIKGMNGVSDVQADVAITLDDPQPAAEMDVSELAAFANDQAQSQTNPTTAARYAWQWNMRLIHAPTAWAAGKLGSSSITVAILDSGLDYNIADLNGLVDLARSRSFIPTDDSIAVHYFPTRNLITDFNGHGTNVATQVSSKAFALAGVTSRTTLIGVKVLNRSGSGSLSAVLSGVLYAADQGANVANMSLGSSFSKVARGPVISIINRTFNYAHRKGMMIVVSAGNDAADLDHNGNTFVSYCDAPHVVCVSSVGPEVVTANPDNSSYFTNFGRSAVTVAGPGGNADAAHGFTVSAWPWGNDIASWVWSYCPKDRIASVSATGVPTITACAAGNRLSGVIGTSQASPHVAGLAALLMAEYGASDLGAIKDRITSTAIDLGPAGPDPFYGRGRIDVARALGL; the protein is encoded by the coding sequence ATGAAGCAGTTCCGTATCGTGCCGGCGTTCCTGGTGGCCCTGTCCCTGGGGCTGGCCGCCTGCTCGGCCGACAGCACGGGCCCCGCCCCGGCCGCGCCGCGCGCCCCCGCCCTTTCCGCCGCCCCCGGCGCCGGGCAGTACATGGTGGTGTTCAACGGGAACAAGGTCCCCGCGACGTTCGCCGCGCAGGTGCAGGCGCTGGGCGGCACGATGGTCTTCGAGCACGGCAACTCCGGCTTCGCCGTGGTCGGCGGGCTCGACGACGCCGCGGCCGCGAAGATCAAGGGGATGAACGGCGTGTCCGACGTGCAGGCCGACGTGGCCATCACGCTCGACGACCCGCAGCCCGCCGCCGAGATGGACGTCAGCGAGCTGGCCGCCTTCGCGAACGACCAGGCGCAGAGCCAGACCAACCCCACCACCGCCGCGCGCTACGCGTGGCAGTGGAACATGCGGCTGATCCACGCCCCCACCGCCTGGGCCGCCGGCAAGCTGGGCTCCTCCAGCATCACCGTGGCCATCCTGGACAGCGGGCTGGACTACAACATCGCCGACCTGAACGGCCTGGTGGACCTCGCCCGCTCGAGGTCGTTCATCCCCACCGACGACTCGATCGCCGTCCACTACTTCCCCACCCGCAACCTGATCACCGACTTCAACGGCCATGGCACCAACGTGGCCACGCAGGTCAGCAGCAAGGCGTTCGCGCTGGCCGGCGTGACCTCGCGCACCACGCTGATCGGCGTGAAGGTGCTGAACCGCTCGGGCTCGGGCTCGCTGAGCGCCGTGCTCTCGGGCGTGCTGTACGCGGCCGACCAGGGCGCGAACGTGGCCAACATGAGCCTGGGCTCCAGCTTCTCCAAGGTCGCCCGCGGTCCCGTCATCTCCATCATCAACCGCACGTTCAACTACGCGCACCGCAAGGGGATGATGATCGTGGTGTCGGCCGGCAACGACGCCGCCGACCTTGACCACAACGGCAACACCTTCGTGAGCTACTGCGACGCGCCGCACGTGGTGTGCGTGTCGTCGGTCGGCCCCGAGGTCGTCACCGCGAACCCCGACAACTCGTCGTACTTCACCAACTTCGGCCGCTCGGCCGTGACCGTGGCCGGTCCTGGCGGCAACGCCGACGCGGCGCACGGCTTCACGGTGTCGGCCTGGCCGTGGGGCAACGACATCGCCTCGTGGGTGTGGTCGTACTGCCCCAAGGACCGCATCGCCAGCGTGAGCGCGACGGGCGTGCCCACCATCACCGCCTGCGCGGCGGGGAACCGGCTCAGCGGCGTCATCGGCACCAGCCAGGCGTCGCCGCACGTGGCGGGGCTCGCGGCGCTGCTGATGGCCGAGTACGGCGCGAGCGACCTGGGCGCCATCAAGGACCGCATCACCAGCACGGCCATCGACCTGGGCCCCGCCGGCCCGGATCCGTTCTACGGCCGCGGCCGCATCGACGTGGCCCGCGCGCTCGGCCTGTAA